In Larimichthys crocea isolate SSNF chromosome XI, L_crocea_2.0, whole genome shotgun sequence, the sequence TATGTGAGCAGATGGTTAAAACAGACCACTGGTCAGTGAGACGTTTCCCCCCTCAGCCAACACACCTGTGCAGCGTCACACTGTCACATCAACAACGTTgtgcaagaaaaacaattaaattacCGACACAAATGACAGAACATGCTGATGTGTTAAATAAGCTACGCCGATGACGGAAATGTTCGCCGTCACATTAGtgtgatgttgatgatggagGGAGTATTTTCAGTAAACATGTCTTAGCTTGCTCAGAATACCCACATACTGTGGATGTTTTTCAGTGGTAGGGACTCGACAGTGTAGTTAAGGGGCAGGGAATGTGAAAGTGTTCCTAATATAACTACTTGTTAATCACAACATATCTGTATGATTACAGTTACAACATGTGTTCACTCATTTAGTCTATGTACGTGATGGAGAAACTGTGGAGGGGGCATTAGGATATTAGAGTCAAGGGCCATTTAAACTCTTTACTATTGATTGCTTACAGTGATCAAGTAATTTTAAGTTTATTCTGCTGTCAGATTAATTGTAAAACATTCAGACTATTTGGAAAATCCTTAAAGTTAGAGTGACAAAGCGTTGagatgtaaaatatgtaatgtGTGGCAAAGaaactattttttttgtatctgcATCCTTCCAAAAaccttttttagattttagattaaaTGGGCTTATGATTTGACTAATAATCATATAATTATGACAGCTAAAATGTGCATAATAAACCCTTTGGTAGCAGTAGTTGATTTTGTGTAAAGATGAAGGCAGAATTTTTATCCATTAGTCTAACTATGAGATTATCATTTCTTGTGAAGATTTGTATTGTCTCTGTGTACCAATAAATCTGTTTTGGGCATGCATGCGGTTGAAGGGTTGCATTAGGCTTGACACTTGTCGTGTTGAAGTGTTAATGAGTTTGTAGTGCCTCATCATGTCAGTGAATGTAATCCACATGACAAAACGTGCATTGGGTCTTGACAACGTATAATGCTTatgaggagatgaagagaggaccAGATGGCAGCAGAACAATACCATAAGCATTAGCATCAGAGATCATATAACAGCCTGGTGCAGCTTAATGCAACATATAACATCTCATCATAAGCTGTATGAATATCCTACCTGGACAGACTGCAGAAGCCCAACACAACGCTTCTTGACGTCTTCAAAGGGACACCGTTTGGACAGCATGAGAAGGTGAGCCAGCGTGTCATTCAGGTCACTGTTGGGCGGGCTTCCTGAGGCTGGGGGTGACACAGCTTGTGATGGTATGGGCCTGATGGCCTCCACTTTGCTCATGACCACCTGGCAGATGTTATCCATGGCTTCAGTTCTGGAGATGGCATCCCGACTGCCCAGCCCGTCCCATCTCCCCAGAGACTCCTGGTCCTGCATTTCCATCTTTTGATGTAGGACTAAGGTTTGTGCTGTCTTACAACAGGCTGCACAACAGATAACAAatgaaacagtgttttcattacAGCATCAGAACAACCTTTAACAAAGATATTAATATTATCTATTGACATATTACCTGATATTGCCCcatcacagatacagatacacacagaagTAACCAGACCAGGgcataataaaatgaatgaaataccCATAAAAATCAACATTCAGATGGAAAAATCGAATATACAGTCTTACTTATGGATTTGCAATACTGCCCACAATGGCCCAACACAATGCTATCACATAGATATCAGAAGCAGAATAAAAGGTAAGGAAAAATCTCTGTGTTGCTTAATTTACAGTCACATGCACATGGTATATTTCATCATATCACCCGACCCTGCCCAGTAAATAACTCTTTAAACAATAAATTGAATAATTCTTGAACAGAGCCAATATTAGTCGGACTCTTGCAGAAAAACAGGGATGATTTAAATCCCAAATTGTAACAGTGCACTGTTAAAAACTtacaagtaaaaaagaaaaaagaagcctgGTTAAAGTGCAGACTATTTACTCATGACACAGGCCATCATAATCTGGCAATTAAAGTGTTATTGCCTCACATTGCGTTTGCAAACGACACTGAACGGACGTTGGTTAATGGttaatgactttttatttaaatgttaagacatatcaggataaaaaaaataaatgcacaaatacGCAACTTGTCATTTAAGTGAGCTCCATTCAATCTCTCTCCCCATGTCTTCTCCTTTCGTGTCAAGGCTTTTCCAAGCTGCCCGTTAACAAAGACACCACTCAAAGTACAAAACACAGCCGCGGCGGAAACAACATTCCTGCACACAAACCTTTCACTGTggaccaaaaacaacaagtgtCACTCTCAAATACTCACTTTGTCCACATTCTCTGGTGCAGGTCTTCTGCTACGGGACGCCTTGACACTGCACTGACCAGTAAACGTTAGTCCCTGGGTAGAGACGAGAGGAGGCAACAATTTGAGGGTGAACGCTTGATTGGCAGGGATCGCCGGCCAATTAGGGAGCGCTGTTGACAATAAAGGGGCGTTACCACGTTGATGCTGACACATGATTGGTTGGAAGGTAGTTGCCAAGCTCGCGGGGGAAGGTTTTATGGGAGTTGAATTCTCTTCGTTCGGAGTGTGTTTTCAAGCGGAGCTCCTCGGAACTACACCTCCCATGATGCCTTTCGTCGCCACCagccacccccccctcctcctttctgttGTTTATCAGTAATAACTGAAAGAAAAGGCAGAGGATAGAGTTAGACAGAGGcgttaattttatattttatataaccGTATCTGTGTATAAACTGACAAACCACACACTGAAACACGTGTTCTATATAAGAGAAGTCAAACTTAGATTCTGTTGTGGCATGTAAAGACAAAGGGGCTGTccctgacaaataaaaaaaacaaaaaaaacatttacataacatgCACAAATATGCAAAGAGAACTATTTCTAAAAGAAGTTTTCcagaaaatgcttttttttttttatctcagtgCAGCACACCTGCCACGCTGCAGACAGGCTCTTTGGTTATTTGCATACCACTGTGCAAATGTTTACAgggtgattgattgatttactGCCTCGGCTAACCAGAAATAGCTTAAATGATTAGAAAATAGCCCCagcatttatgtttaaatttgtTATTTCTTCACAAAATGTGATGTATTTTAGTGTCCCATTTTGTAGATCACAATCTATTTCTTACATCACATACAGTAATCAAGGCCACAGCTGGCACTGTGAAAGATATGTGTGTGCTTAAAGAAGAATTATAATATTATGTGTAATATGTGTCACTCTCAACTTTGGAGCCTGTTTTCTTCCCTCAGACCCGcctcagtatttctaaaatcctggCTATAGAGCTGTTTCACATTTCTGCCAGCAGTTTTGCAATGTCTTAGATTTTTTTGAAGGGCAAGTGTATTATAAATGAAGTGAGCATTCAAAGAATTTCATCTAAAACAAATCACTTTGAAATAACTTGCAACTGACctttatgttgaaatattttacatcttCACATAATTTGATGTCGCTTCCCATTTTGCAGATCACATTCAGTAGGGGCTCCTTCTTACATCACATATATTAATCAAGGCCACAGCTACCACTAGCGTGTTATAAATGCAGTGAGCATTCACAGAACTTAATCTTAATAAAGGTGCAGTGTGctggatttagtggcatctagtggggAAGTTCCTGATTGCAAACAACTGATGACCACTCGGCTCACCCTCCCGTtcaaacatgaaggagaaactaaggtgcacataaaaccaacaaaaaccacaaaagGTAATATCaagagtcagtgtttgatttgtctattctgggtttgtagaaacatgatggttcaAAACgacagactctgtggaagaggaccctctgtagatataaagggctcattcttatatacacaaatgaaaacatagttaaactccatttctgccaacagatccccttaaatgttacacactttGTTACACAAATCACTTGtggaaaacatttcaacattttaattgtATCTTGCTAAAATGTTTCTACACTTTACATTTGCCCCAACGTGGAGTGGGTGTAAGCTTATGTTGTTTTAGTTCTAGTTACAACTGTTACAACTGACAGGTtattggttgaaaatatctgcattttttattagtaagtaacttaagagacttaaaataataattaacttcaatcaaaaatagcttaaatgatggcgatgaatcttgaaatttacatttatggatgtgaaatttcccaaataaaatatagaggttgacaataatacagtttcttttctttgtattcaaaataagtaataatgttttttcccctcaatgctgttttgttttacacggtagattagattaaattagattagatattctttattcatcccaccatggggaattttacttgttacagcagcagagaaaagtgtagcatacactacagaattaggaaaaagtaaaaaaggcacaaaaaacaaacaaacacaataaacagacagaaatgaaacagacagaaatatctataacctacgcaataaacacgaaaaacaatcaatctTCAAAACAGACAGGTACTGAGGagaccatgatacaaataataataatattgttgcaagagtagtgaccataatataaataatattacaaaagtaagggaccatgatataaataataactgcaaggtatatgtgaaattaaaaaaagagtatATAGTTCTCAAGTTCTTTCCGAAATGTAGAAGTTTGTGTAGTGGCCATTtgtcaacagaaaacaaaactttaaaccaaacaaaatcaaaaggccACTGATGCACCATGGGGATGTGGTTTAACGCAGGCAAAAGAAGATTAATGTCCAAACTGAATGCTGAATCgttttgtgatgatttatttcaaaataataaaaacaaacaaaagaacaaagaaaaccatgGGCCCACCCAGGTGCCTACCTATCTAAATAACCTCAAGTGCCCAGTATGACccatttaccaaaaaataaaccaaaataccaaCCCTGCCAATCTAAATAtcccaaacaaataataaataaacaaaaaacaaagaatattagcaaatctaaataaagcaaacacttGAATTTATCAAACAAACTTACTCATAATTAGATAATTAAATTTACaactaaacacaacaaagactaaCTTCACAAATAGCTCCtacagtgtgtatttgtgtcacGCTGAAGTCTGGAGGAGCAGTGAGGAGCAGTGAGGAGGactggaggaggaaacaaacagTGCGCACTCACTGCGCAGGCGGAACCTTTTGAGACGAGGGCGGCAAAGAGGAGGGAAATTTAAAAAGTCCGcaccgcctgctgctgctgctgctggcggtGACAGGACAACTGAAGTCTGTCGACGACATCAGTTAAATTGctacatgaagaaaaaacaaacatttaaaactccCCCAGGagaataataaacacaaacatatgatCCTCCTCTTTGCGCCAAAATGGAGGCTCACTACGAACAGGTAACGTTCGACGACCAGCCGTTAAGGAGCCGTTAGCTCCGAATGTGGCTAACGCGTTAGCTCCAGCTTTGTTTACGTCCGGCGAGCTGCCTGTGTTTAGCTGCTCCGGCTGTGTGAAGGAGCCTTTCTGTCGGTTTGTTTCGAGGACGGAGGTCACCAcaattaatttaacattatatattatattcgTAAACAattctggttgtttttttgctcgCGTAACGTTAGATTTCTGTGAACTTTTTAGCAGCGTAACTatgggtttgttgttgttaaaggtCGTTTAATCGGTCAGATTTGTAGTTTACTAACAGCAACTGTCATGTTCActcatttttaacttttacacAAGTAAAATCCAGctccaaacattaaaataagtacatttttattgttttatatcactgtaaagCGAATATTGTATTGGTATTGTGGTGTCAGTGTCAATCCATTTGAAGACCTCATCTTTATGAGGTATTTTGttaatattttctttgctttttaaagacaaataatgCTGAAATCAATCATTgcagttttttcccctcttcttgCTTTGTAGATTTTAGACTCACCCTCCAAAAACAGTTACATTGGGAGCTATTATCAGCCTCCGGACAGGATGCTACCCGTACCAAGAAAGCTGGATTTCGCTGCACAACCCTCCACAAGCACGGACCCTGACACGAGCAGCCCTAATATTGACAGCAGAGGTACGACACAGCCATTATGTAAAGCTTACTGTCTTAGACAATGGCCACGTTCTGCTGTAATCACCACACGTGCTTTCATGTTCAGCTGTTGTTGATGCACTGAAGACCCTCCAGCAGAAAATCAGGcggctggagctggagaggaagCAAGCAGAAAGGAGCTTCCGGCAGTATTCCCACGATGCACAGAAACAGGCCACAGCATCTTCCAGCGTGCCCAGTCAACCAGCAGCCAGCCTGCCCGAGTCAGACAACTCTGGCAGGAAAGGTGAGTAATGGATGATGCAAAGGGAGAGGCCACTGCTGACATTACGTAAATAAATGCAAAGTGTTTTCTGTGAATCTTCTTTAATGGTCGTGTCTGTGTTGATGATAACAGAGCTGGACTCAAAGCTGCAGTCTACAGAGGCCCGGTGTAAGGTTCTAGAGAAGCAGCTGGACTACATGAGGAAGATGGTTGAAAATGCTAAGAAGGAGAGGAATGCCATCATGGAGGATCAGGTAGTCCAAAGGCGTTAACGAATCTTTCTTTAAAACTataaagctgttattattaatatgttttaatatgagAACTCCTTCACAGAAGCGTGTACCATTACCTCCTTACATCTAGAAATACAAGGAAGTAAAGGAACACAgcgtgtgtttgcatgttactAAGCTGTCATGTAATCTGTTTACCTCTTCAGGCTTCGCTGCAGAACCAGCAGCCGAGCAGCTCAAATACCCAATCTCAGCGGGAGAAGCTGGAAAAACTTGAATCCGAGTGTCTCAAACTGAGTAGGACCCAAACTCTGGCAGAGGTATTTTACCGTGATTCATCTCAACACAAGTCATCACAGGCTGCGTGATAAGATTAATTATTTCTGTGCAATTTTGCTTTCCAGATGAAACTTGCCATTCTGGAGCAAAAACTACTGAAAGAAGAGCACGAGCGTCAACTTGTGCAGGAGAAAGCGGACCAGGTCAGTCCACAGACACTTCACTTATCGGGTCAGCTCTTTGAAGTAACAATGACAGGAAGTATCCACAGTtccaccttgttttttttccttaccccaacatgcacacatttcacaataaatgcagaaattatgttttttttttacttttactctcTATCAAGTGTTCTCTAGTGGGTTATAAGTTACATAAAATTCACTGTCTAATCATAAAATGCCATAAAAGAAtcaaagaaaggaaacaaagaaagaaggaagcTTTTACTGACTTTAATCATGCTAATATTGTCGCGTCCACAGCTGCAGAAGGAGTTGGACATCAACTTTCGATTGTCTGTGTCGTCTTCTGAAGAGAagccaaagaagaaaacaaaaaagtccaCCAAGGTGCTTCTCTTACTGACAAAGCTGATTAACAGTGTGTATTTAGTTGATAAGGACAACATTTGTTTGCACAGTAGTGATAAGAGCTGTCTTCTACCTCAGAAAACCTTGAGACAGAATGAGCCGACGTCACCAAGTCTTCCgaagcacaaaaaaatgccGTTTGTTGCAGGAACGGTACGTCAGTTCTTATGCTCAGCACTAACTAAAAACCACATACTACTCACCGTTTCCCTGTTTTTGATtccttttgattgtttttttttatctccccCTACCTGTCACAGTCAACAAGCCCAAGCCATTCAGTCCACGCCAACATACAAAGTATACTCCACATGATGAAACACCATCAGCCCCAACTGTGCGAACGAGTGAGCGCTCTGCAAAAATCTGGATGCGGAGCCAAGAAAAGCCTCCAAAAGgatttctctccatcttccacCACTTCGCACAAACCTGACAGGGAGCCTGAAAAATTAGATCAGTCACTGGGCTCGCTTTCTGATCTGCTCTTGGCTCTGCAGGACGAGCTAGGACAAATGAGCTTGTGAGtcagcttttttatttgttattttatttgactttttatttttttattttacacatttagttttctgtttctgtgttgtttttgtgtcagcgAGCATCAGGAGTTGGTGGGTCAGATAGATGCAACCCAACATCCCGAGCAGAGGAAAGATCTGCAGAGAGAACTGGAGAGGTTGGTCACCAGGATGGAGGAGAAAGGAGCTCAGATCACGAAGCTCCGCAAACACCAGCAGACAGTACGTAAACCACCACTCGGTACAATCCAGAGGCATCTTTGTAAAGATCAATTTCTTATTATGTAAAAGTGCTGTATGCCAATAGAAAAAGTCCCTATAGTGTAGGTGTctaatgttttctgtcttcgTCATCTGCACAGGTCCATAAATTGACCCAGAGCCAACCTGTTGAGCACACAACCAAGAAGTTGAGTGGAATCAAGCCCCCAGCTCCCTCTCCTGTTAGGTCTAAgcagaaagcaaagaaaggtGGGACCCAACCCAacaacctgcagctcctcagagaaacacagaagtTCAGAAACAGCCTAAAACAAGACGACGTCTCCTGGGAAACGTGAGGTTTCTGTGTACAGGCTTTGATACTACAGCTGGTTGGACCACAAAACTCCCCTTGGTTGTTTGCAgcctgttttctcttttaagCGGTCTCGGGTATATGTTTTTAatccacaaacaaaaagagggaataaagtgttttaatgttttccacTGGGCTTGATAATGCATTACACGTTACGAAATCTTGCACATACAGGGTCCTTCATAGGTAGATCTGATCTCAAATGAAGCTGGAGTaatctatttttaatatttaagatgTTAATAAAGCTTATTCTCTCTACGTATTGTGAATACATGTTTCACTTCTGAccaactgaaatgtttttctaaatctgcaCCAATGTTTGGACTTCATACAGAGATCCACTAGGTGGCAGTGCCCAGCATATGTGTCTATAAATGTGAAGACTTTTAACCCCTGACATACCACACAGTTACACGTATAATAATAAGATATAACTTTCAGGTTTTGTGCACTCTCAAGCTCCTGATGTCTTTAACATCCTATGACTGAGATGGATCAAATGCTTTGTGAACTCTGTTACAGCAGCTGGTTGGACAGCTGAGTAAATGTGGCCCTGACCACAGGACAAACGGATGTGGTTTTTATCGCTGTGCACAAGCAGGAGGAACTGCTTTCTGTCACAGGATTTTTGCTATTTCACACAGCCAAAACACTTAAATTCTCTTTAAATTCAACTACGACAGCTATTAGTCATTGTAATTGGACTCAGACATCTCTGGCATGGCTGAGGCTTTTTAATATTTGCTCTGTGTTTACTGGAGTCAGCCACCTTTTTATGGGATGAATAAACCACATGTGGAGCTGCGTCATAACATTCCTGCATCATTTCCTCGTTATCGGGTCAAccatttacacatttttgatAAGTAAGAAGAGTTTCTGACCTTTAAAGCCAGGTCACTCCCTACACCACCAACTTTACAGTGGTTGTTCGGTCACAaattgttgaaataaaaactaaaaaccgTGCAACATCCCTAACTGCCCTGTCCAACATCCCCGGTCACGGGAGAGGAAAACAGCTGAGTGTTATTGTTGCTATCAGCATTCAGCCTTTTCAGTTCATTATCTAGCTCAGTCCTGGTATTCTTGGCATGACTTGGGAGTTCACTGCATGGTTAAATGGACTGAGCTGTCGTATGAGTGAGAGACTTAAACGTAATGCATTGTTTCTCTGTGCTCCCCATATTAGATTATAGAGCATGACTGCACACAGAAATCTGGTTAGTCGAGGCAAGTCAGGACCCCTTCATGGTTATATACAACATCTCCATCCACTCatattctctccctctctctctctctcctgaccCTGCAGCTCCGATACCTTGTGACTCCACGCCCCTGTTTTTGTGTGGTGTTGAATAGCAGTGGTGTGTTCAGAGAACAGTGCACGTAGGAGGGCGAGTCTGTATAAGGCATTctgttgtgggtgtgtgaaaGGATCGTCTATAAACAGCTACTCGTCCATCTTATGAAGCTGTATCTAAGAACATTTGCTTACAGTCAAGTTTACATGGAGAGAGACTGAAATGTATCATCCTCAGTGGGTGAATACAAGTTAACTGGTTACTAAAAAAAAGTTGGCTGGCTTCAGGATTTTCCATTTCTCAGTACAAGGCTCATGAGCTGTCCTTGACAGAGCAACACAAGCTTTTCTATCTCTGTCCAGTAACAGCCTATACTGTACTAAGTGCAGGGTtgaaagctgtttttaatggaCACACACGAGAGAAGAGAATTTGCAGTGTGGTTGTCCAAAAACATTCTCTCCTGAAACTCTCTCTTTTGGTTTTGGGAAACCGTGCCAGCTGGGGACTCTGGTCCACTGGAAGAATAACAGGCTGCtcagcacaaaacacatttcatatgcACACACCTCGCTTAAGAATGTAGCCAAGTGTACGGACCATGATACTTTTTGCTACATAAGCAGAACCTTGCTGTGACCTTGTTCATCCTGTCaggagcaaaacaaacagagatcCAGATATTCACCATCAGATATTAACAGTATGTGACGGCAGATAGCTGGAATAAACTTTGTACTTGTTGCCTTTCAAAACCGTGTTGATTGCTATCATATTTAGAGAGTAGTAAACATCACAGGAATGCTAGAAGTCACGTGTCCACTCATAAAACTTTATTATATTTCCTGATAATGTATATAGATTATAGACCAACTATGAGGGCTATTGGCAGACTGCAAAGTGTAGTCAAGGTGTTCGCTCTGAACGACCTCAACAGCTTGTACCTAACTAGGTCCCTGAAGAAGGCCCAGGCGGTCCTGGCTGACCTCGGCCATCACCTGAACTCTGAGTTTGAGTTGTTACCGCCAGGTCGCAGATACAGTCTGCCAAGCTGCGGGACTAACAGACACAAACGCTCTTTTGTTGTCCTCCTTAACAGCTCAACGTGAGTTGTACACACAATTGTTATGTGGtatgtatttattgttaatttattgGTTGcttgttatttgtgtttctaCAGCTGCTGCACCACAAATTGCCCCTCAGTGATAATAAATACTAACTTGAACTTTGAGCCTATTAGTTTGTGTATGGCCAAAGGGGGGCACTAATGTCACTAAACCCCTGTTTATTACCAGGCAGAACAGTGGCACCCATCCTTTTCAGGTTTAATATtagaattttgtctttttgtgagcCGTTGTCCTTCTAGGAGTTCTTACTTGAGGCCTAAAGAGagatttctttgttgttgaaattcAGGTGCACTCAAGAACCGGGCTCAGTATAGAATAAAATAAGTGATAAATACTCCCattacattattgttattattattatgggtGTTTTTATGGATCTAAAGCATTTCCTGGAGGGTTACAGTTCACACAGGTGCAAGTATGAAATAAACCTccagaaaatataaataattacatGTAACACAAATATATTACTTCTTGAATCATATGTTGAATTCATGGAGGGTTAGAAACCACTACTCTATATTATCAGGtagagacagagatgaggaTGGGGTGGATCCAGAAAGTACAACATCAGAAATGCACGTCAATAGGAACGTGATTATGCCGGTAAAATGGTCGGTTCTTTCCCCAATAGGGTTACTGAATCCAAGCATACAGAGCTTTGGGGGTGAACTGAGGGCACTCAGCCAGTCACAGATGCCATCAAGTCGTTTTATCAgccaaataagacaaaaaaataaggTACAGCCAGCTAGTAatatagcttagcataaagtctGGTTCTCTCCAAAGGTTGCCAAATACCAGTTTTCACAGGTAAAGAGTGCTGAATTTGCAGATATGACATTGTAAATATGATTTGATGACATTGGTGTTCAGCCCAGTTTCGTTATTACTTTCTTCATTAACAAGAAAACTTGTTGGTCTAGCattagccacacacacacacacacacacacacagagggcaaGACAAAGCACAGCCTGAACTTGATACCTTTTGTTGTCTGGGCAACTAGCCTTTCAATTGTAACCATGGCGATGGAGCCTTGCACCGAGACCTGGCCGTGTATCATCGTCCCACTTGTGATTTGTCatgtaaattttttttttttttccccggcTCCAAGAAAGTTGACTCTTGTTGTCAAATGAGGGTAACACAGTGATTAGTTTAACAATATTCAAACTTTATTGGTTTTACATTGTGAAACTAAAAGGCGACACTAGAAAACAAggcacaaaattaaaaaaaaggcttgagagaaaagaaaaaaaaaaaatagggggagagaggggcacaaaataaaagatttgaaGGTGGAAGGGGGCACTGTGGCACCTGCAAAGGGTCTAcatatggctgtgtgtgtgtcaaagtcGGGTGGGAAAGAAATCGTACCTACGAGGCCTCTaacacaaaaagtaaaatatgatggcactacactgtgtgtgtgtgtgtgtgtgtgtgtgtgtgtgtgtgtgtgcgcgcgcattGCAATAAAGCCACGAGGCAAAGGAGGGAatcaaaaagctttttttacTCATTGCTCTTGGAACTGAACACTGCAAGGCTGAAAACTGACAGGAGAGCCCTCCATGACCAAGCAAATCAATAGAAAAATCCtattggacagaaaaaaaaaaaagaaacaagtcaTTCAATACAACAATTGAAAATTACAAACCAAATGTCACTGTTAGCATTACAGAGAAGATGTTGCAACAGAGAACAA encodes:
- the cep57l1 gene encoding centrosomal protein CEP57L1 isoform X1, yielding MEAHYEQILDSPSKNSYIGSYYQPPDRMLPVPRKLDFAAQPSTSTDPDTSSPNIDSRAVVDALKTLQQKIRRLELERKQAERSFRQYSHDAQKQATASSSVPSQPAASLPESDNSGRKELDSKLQSTEARCKVLEKQLDYMRKMVENAKKERNAIMEDQASLQNQQPSSSNTQSQREKLEKLESECLKLSRTQTLAEMKLAILEQKLLKEEHERQLVQEKADQLQKELDINFRLSVSSSEEKPKKKTKKSTKKTLRQNEPTSPSLPKHKKMPFVAGTSTSPSHSVHANIQSILHMMKHHQPQLCERVSALQKSGCGAKKSLQKDFSPSSTTSHKPDREPEKLDQSLGSLSDLLLALQDELGQMSFEHQELVGQIDATQHPEQRKDLQRELERLVTRMEEKGAQITKLRKHQQTVHKLTQSQPVEHTTKKLSGIKPPAPSPVRSKQKAKKGGTQPNNLQLLRETQKFRNSLKQDDVSWET
- the cep57l1 gene encoding centrosomal protein CEP57L1 isoform X2, with amino-acid sequence MLPVPRKLDFAAQPSTSTDPDTSSPNIDSRAVVDALKTLQQKIRRLELERKQAERSFRQYSHDAQKQATASSSVPSQPAASLPESDNSGRKELDSKLQSTEARCKVLEKQLDYMRKMVENAKKERNAIMEDQASLQNQQPSSSNTQSQREKLEKLESECLKLSRTQTLAEMKLAILEQKLLKEEHERQLVQEKADQLQKELDINFRLSVSSSEEKPKKKTKKSTKKTLRQNEPTSPSLPKHKKMPFVAGTSTSPSHSVHANIQSILHMMKHHQPQLCERVSALQKSGCGAKKSLQKDFSPSSTTSHKPDREPEKLDQSLGSLSDLLLALQDELGQMSFEHQELVGQIDATQHPEQRKDLQRELERLVTRMEEKGAQITKLRKHQQTVHKLTQSQPVEHTTKKLSGIKPPAPSPVRSKQKAKKGGTQPNNLQLLRETQKFRNSLKQDDVSWET